The following proteins are encoded in a genomic region of Alnus glutinosa chromosome 8, dhAlnGlut1.1, whole genome shotgun sequence:
- the LOC133875710 gene encoding long chain base biosynthesis protein 2a-like isoform X1: protein MITIPYLTALTTYFSYGLLFAFGQIRDFFRKIFDWWQASNLQGYAPICLGLEDFYIRRLYLRIQDCFGRPIASAPDAWFDVVERYSNDNNKTLKRTTKISRCLNLGSYNYLGFAASDEYCTPRVIESLRRFSPSTCSARVDGGTTTLHTELEECVAKFVQKPAAVVFGMGYVTNSAILPVLVGKGGLIISDSLNHNSIVNGARGSGATVRVFQHNTPSHLEKVLREHIAEGQPRTHRPWKKIIVIVEGIYSMEGELCKLPEIVAICKKYKAYVYLDEAHSIGAVGKSGRGVCELLGVDTADVDIMMGTFTKSFGSCGGYIAGSRELIHYLKYTCPAHLYATSISPPAAQQIISALKVILGEDGTSRGAQKLARIRENSNFFRSELQKMGFEVLGDNDSPVMPIMLYNPAKIPAFSRECLKQNVAVVTVAFPATPLLLARARICLSASHTKEDLLKSLEVISRVGDMVGIKYFPAEPTKQQQEKGMIKVD, encoded by the exons ATGATAACCATACCGTACTTGACCGCGTTGACGACGTACTTTAGCTACGGCTTGCTCTTCGCGTTCGGCCAAATCCGTGACTTCTTCAGGAAGATCTTCGATTGGTGGCAAGCTAGCAATCTTCAG GGGTACGCGCCCATCTGTTTAGGACTCGAAGATTTCTACATTCGACGTCTGTATCTTCGTATCCAG GACTGTTTTGGACGACCAATAGCAAGTGCTCCTGATGCTTGGTTTGATGTGGTTGAGCGTTATTCTAATGACAACAATAagacactaaa GCGAACCACGAAGATAAGTAGGTGTCTCAATTTGGGATCATACAATTATCTAGGCTTTGCTGCATCAGATGAATACTGTACACCACGCGTAATTGAGTCTTTGAGAAGGTTCTCTCCAAGTACTTGTAGTGCTCGTGTGGATGGAG GAACTACGACACTGCATACCGAACTGGAGGAGTGCGTTGCAAAATTTGTCCAAAAGCCAGCTGCCGTGGTCTTCGGCATGGGCTATGTGACAAACTCGGCCATTCTTCCTGTCCTGGTTGGAAAG GGAGGATTGATAATCAGTGATTCACTGAACCACAACTCAATTGTAAATGGTGCGCGGGGCTCAGGAGCAACAGTTCGAGTTTTCCAACATAATA caccATCACACTTGGAGAAAGTTTTGAGGGAGCACATTGCTGAGGGACAACCCAGGACCCATAGACCTTGGAAGAAGATTATTGTTATTGTGGAGGGAATATACAGCATGGAAGGGGAACTCTGCAAACTTCCAGAGATTGTTGCAATATGCAAAAAGTACAAG GCATACGTCTACTTGGATGAGGCTCACAGCATTGGAGCAGTTGGAAAATCAGGAAGAGGTGTCTGTGAACTCTTGGGAGTGGACACTGCTGATGTAGATATCATGATGGGAACATTTACAAAATCCTTTGGGTCATGTGGTGGTTATATTGCTGGGTCCAGG GAGCTTATACATTATCTTAAGTATACATGTCCGGCTCATCTGTATGCAACATCCATATCACCTCCAGCTGCACAGCAAATCATATCTGCCTTAAAGGTTATTCTTGGAGAGGATGGTACTAGTAGAG GGGCTCAGAAACTTGCACGAATACGTGAAAACAGCAATTTTTTCAGATCTGAGCTGCAGAAGATGGGCTTTGAGGTTCTTGGAGACAATGATTCTCCAGTAATGCCTATAATGCTTTACAATCCAGCTAAAATCCCTGCCTTTTCCCGGGAATGTCTCAAGCAGAAT GTGGCTGTTGTGACAGTTGCTTTTCCAGCTACCCCTTTACTGTTGGCCAGGGCACGTATTTGCCTATCGGCCTCGCATACCAAGGAAGACCTTCTCAAATCCTTGGAG GTTATTAGTCGAGTCGGTGACATGGTGGGTATTAAATACTTCCCTGCGGAGCCAACGAAGCAGCAGCAGGAAAAGGGTATGATCAAGGTGGATTGA
- the LOC133875710 gene encoding long chain base biosynthesis protein 2a-like isoform X2, with amino-acid sequence MGYVTNSAILPVLVGKGGLIISDSLNHNSIVNGARGSGATVRVFQHNTPSHLEKVLREHIAEGQPRTHRPWKKIIVIVEGIYSMEGELCKLPEIVAICKKYKAYVYLDEAHSIGAVGKSGRGVCELLGVDTADVDIMMGTFTKSFGSCGGYIAGSRELIHYLKYTCPAHLYATSISPPAAQQIISALKVILGEDGTSRGAQKLARIRENSNFFRSELQKMGFEVLGDNDSPVMPIMLYNPAKIPAFSRECLKQNVAVVTVAFPATPLLLARARICLSASHTKEDLLKSLEVISRVGDMVGIKYFPAEPTKQQQEKGMIKVD; translated from the exons ATGGGCTATGTGACAAACTCGGCCATTCTTCCTGTCCTGGTTGGAAAG GGAGGATTGATAATCAGTGATTCACTGAACCACAACTCAATTGTAAATGGTGCGCGGGGCTCAGGAGCAACAGTTCGAGTTTTCCAACATAATA caccATCACACTTGGAGAAAGTTTTGAGGGAGCACATTGCTGAGGGACAACCCAGGACCCATAGACCTTGGAAGAAGATTATTGTTATTGTGGAGGGAATATACAGCATGGAAGGGGAACTCTGCAAACTTCCAGAGATTGTTGCAATATGCAAAAAGTACAAG GCATACGTCTACTTGGATGAGGCTCACAGCATTGGAGCAGTTGGAAAATCAGGAAGAGGTGTCTGTGAACTCTTGGGAGTGGACACTGCTGATGTAGATATCATGATGGGAACATTTACAAAATCCTTTGGGTCATGTGGTGGTTATATTGCTGGGTCCAGG GAGCTTATACATTATCTTAAGTATACATGTCCGGCTCATCTGTATGCAACATCCATATCACCTCCAGCTGCACAGCAAATCATATCTGCCTTAAAGGTTATTCTTGGAGAGGATGGTACTAGTAGAG GGGCTCAGAAACTTGCACGAATACGTGAAAACAGCAATTTTTTCAGATCTGAGCTGCAGAAGATGGGCTTTGAGGTTCTTGGAGACAATGATTCTCCAGTAATGCCTATAATGCTTTACAATCCAGCTAAAATCCCTGCCTTTTCCCGGGAATGTCTCAAGCAGAAT GTGGCTGTTGTGACAGTTGCTTTTCCAGCTACCCCTTTACTGTTGGCCAGGGCACGTATTTGCCTATCGGCCTCGCATACCAAGGAAGACCTTCTCAAATCCTTGGAG GTTATTAGTCGAGTCGGTGACATGGTGGGTATTAAATACTTCCCTGCGGAGCCAACGAAGCAGCAGCAGGAAAAGGGTATGATCAAGGTGGATTGA